The proteins below come from a single Bactrocera dorsalis isolate Fly_Bdor chromosome 5, ASM2337382v1, whole genome shotgun sequence genomic window:
- the LOC105222450 gene encoding trichohyalin isoform X2 encodes MRLLIFILACLAPYINAYHVSAASAGVSFMNENYLDQRMSQVFNTQNVASKALRNRRMYAMCPPHFQRVGSECYSLLPQASSWLEAHFFCKDKNAKLAEPQNRADRKLRVFLKQYDAQRGLTGPIWIGATYDWQSNVWQWSISGKNLTYDSFSRMEPEQNLENHCAVYDPNLDYRWSARPCPDRFRFICQHKMPKVSEKNRGKVYTRWNATYPNEYANEVILEVMDQPGKNGRRSNVIVKADGSDEQIVLPKPRGRAGHNRGRAGRRPNRPTTIHPNDIDAQATSNSPTTLAHYNEIPVPATAAPNAPNAASRARNGQKQMPHDRVVWRQRQKEKRRLERKRQRAQQMQKEKERKWNEQRLRILANQERERQRHLQEQEQQDQQPKSYEQTEKPRRELDELRQREAIDLERQRQQQLAEAEVKRREYESRHQELEALKKQLAEEKKKRDDEYSSAERIRQERIERQREREEKERKEREEQMKKEQEERAKEEAKREQERLETERRQLEEYEERLKQARDERERELHEQQERKRQEDEANRRRLEEEEKRRQEEIKRQLEEEEERLKLEQLEETRKLERQELERLAEENRRREEKLRQRQEEIARREEEQRKIEEEEERIKKELEEAEQRRKAEHEAQIKQEEEAVKARAEAEQRAAEEEKRKRQERFDALKKQDDERLRQEKEEKKRKYAERLSRLSPEDQRKFFEMRKRRKAKKTQELLQQKQAGNGGNEAYEEE; translated from the exons atgcggcTGTTAATATTCATTTTGGCCTGCT TGGCACCCTACATTAATGCATATCATGTGTCAGCCGCCTCAGCGGGTGTGTCCTTCATGAATGAAAACTATCTGGACCAGCGAATGTCACAAGTGTTCAACACACAAAATGTCGCATCGAAGGCATTGCGTAATCGGCGCATGTACGCCATGTGTCCGCCACACTTCCAACGTGTCGGCTCCGAATGCTATTCGCTGCTGCCACAGGCCAGCAGCTGGCTGGAGGCGCATTTCTTCTGCAAAGACAAGAACGCGAAATTGGCGGAACCACAGAATAGAGCCGATCGGAAATTGCGCGTTTTCCTCAAACAATACGACGCACAGCGGGGAT TAACTGGTCCCATTTGGATTGGCGCCACCTACGATTGGCAAAGCAATGTGTGGCAGTGGAGCATTAGCGGCAAGAACTTAACATACGACTCCTTCAGTCGCATGGAACCTGA ACAGAACCTGGAAAACCATTGTGCTGTGTATGACCCAAATCTAGACTATAG ATGGTCTGCTCGCCCCTGTCCGGATAGATTCCGTTTCATCTGTCAACATAAAATGCCAAAAGTCAGCGAGAAGAATCGAGGCAAGGTCTATACGCGTTGGAATGCCACCTACCCCAATGAGTATGCGAATGAAGTCATATTGGAAGTGATGGATCAGCCGGGCAAAAATGGACGCAG ATCCAATGTCATCGTAAAGGCCGATGGCAGTGACGAACAGATCGTGCTACCGAAGCCACGCGGCAGAGCCGGACACAATCGTGGACGCGCAGGACGTCGTCCAAACCGACCGACCACAATCCATCCGAACGATATCGATGCACAAGCGACCTCGAACTCGCCAACAACTTTGGCACATTACAACGAAATACCGGTGCCGGCTACAGCAGCGCCAAACGCGCCCAACGCAGCCAGTCGGGCGCGAAACGGACAAAAGCAAATGCCGCATGATCGTGTCGTATGGCGACAACGGCAGAAGGAGAAGCGTCGTTTGGAGCGCAAGAGACAACGCgcacaacaaatgcaaaaggAGAAGGAACGCAAATGGAACGAACAACGGCTGCGCATACTGGCGAATCAAGAGCGTGAACGACAACGGCACCTACAGGAACAAGAACAACAGGACCAACAACCGAAATCATACGAACAAACCGAAAAGCCGCGACGTGAACTGGATGAACTGCGACAGCGCGAAGCCATCGATCTGGAACGACAACGCCAGCAGCAACTGGCCGAAGCGGAAGTCAAACGACGCGAATATGAAAGTCGGCATCAAGAATTGGAAGCGCTGAAGAAACAACTTGCCGAGGAAAAGAAGAAGCGCGACGATGAATATAGCAGCGCAGAACGCATACGACAGGAACGTATCGAACGGCAGCGAGAACGTGAAGAGAAGGAGCGCAAGGAACGTGAGGAACAAATGAAAAAAGAGCAAGAAGAACGCGCCAAAGAAGAAGCGAAGCGTGAACAAGAACGATTGGAGACGGAGCGGCGACAGCTCGAAGAATACGAAGAACGTTTGAAGCAAGCACGCGATGAACGTGAACGTGAACTACACGAACAGCAGGAACGTAAGCGCCAAGAGGACGAAGCCAACCGACGACGTTTGGAGGAAGAAGAGAAGCGGCGACAAGAAGAGATTAAACGACAATtggaggaagaagaagaacgcTTGAAACTAGAACAGCTGGAAGAAACACGCAAGCTGGAGCGACAGGAACTAGAACGACTGGCGGAAGAAAATCGACGACGAGAAGAGAAACTACGCCAGCGACAGGAGGAGATCGCACGCCGTGAAGAGGAGCAACGTAAAATCGAAGAAGAAGAGGAGCGCATAAAGAAGGAACTCGAAGAGGCGGAACAACGACGCAAGGCGGAACACGAAGCGCAAATCAAGCAGGAGGAAGAAGCGGTCAAGGCGCGTGCCGAAGCCGAACAAAGAGCAGCCGAGGAGGAGAAACGTAAGCGCCAAGAGCGTTTCGATGCATTGAAAAAGCAAGATGACGAACGCCTGCGCCAAGAGAAGGAAGAGAAGAAGCGCAAATATGCCGAGCGTCTGTCGCGCCTCTCACCGGAAGATCAGCGCAAATTCTTCGAAATGCGCAAACGGCGAAAGGCCAAGAAGACACAAGAATTGCTGCAACAAAAACAGGCAGGCAATGGCGGCAACGAGGCATACGAGGAAGAATAG
- the LOC105222450 gene encoding trichohyalin isoform X1, giving the protein MRLLIFILACLAPYINAYHVSAASAGVSFMNENYLDQRMSQVFNTQNVASKALRNRRMYAMCPPHFQRVGSECYSLLPQASSWLEAHFFCKDKNAKLAEPQNRADRKLRVFLKQYDAQRGLTGPIWIGATYDWQSNVWQWSISGKNLTYDSFSRMEPEIRQNLENHCAVYDPNLDYRWSARPCPDRFRFICQHKMPKVSEKNRGKVYTRWNATYPNEYANEVILEVMDQPGKNGRRSNVIVKADGSDEQIVLPKPRGRAGHNRGRAGRRPNRPTTIHPNDIDAQATSNSPTTLAHYNEIPVPATAAPNAPNAASRARNGQKQMPHDRVVWRQRQKEKRRLERKRQRAQQMQKEKERKWNEQRLRILANQERERQRHLQEQEQQDQQPKSYEQTEKPRRELDELRQREAIDLERQRQQQLAEAEVKRREYESRHQELEALKKQLAEEKKKRDDEYSSAERIRQERIERQREREEKERKEREEQMKKEQEERAKEEAKREQERLETERRQLEEYEERLKQARDERERELHEQQERKRQEDEANRRRLEEEEKRRQEEIKRQLEEEEERLKLEQLEETRKLERQELERLAEENRRREEKLRQRQEEIARREEEQRKIEEEEERIKKELEEAEQRRKAEHEAQIKQEEEAVKARAEAEQRAAEEEKRKRQERFDALKKQDDERLRQEKEEKKRKYAERLSRLSPEDQRKFFEMRKRRKAKKTQELLQQKQAGNGGNEAYEEE; this is encoded by the exons atgcggcTGTTAATATTCATTTTGGCCTGCT TGGCACCCTACATTAATGCATATCATGTGTCAGCCGCCTCAGCGGGTGTGTCCTTCATGAATGAAAACTATCTGGACCAGCGAATGTCACAAGTGTTCAACACACAAAATGTCGCATCGAAGGCATTGCGTAATCGGCGCATGTACGCCATGTGTCCGCCACACTTCCAACGTGTCGGCTCCGAATGCTATTCGCTGCTGCCACAGGCCAGCAGCTGGCTGGAGGCGCATTTCTTCTGCAAAGACAAGAACGCGAAATTGGCGGAACCACAGAATAGAGCCGATCGGAAATTGCGCGTTTTCCTCAAACAATACGACGCACAGCGGGGAT TAACTGGTCCCATTTGGATTGGCGCCACCTACGATTGGCAAAGCAATGTGTGGCAGTGGAGCATTAGCGGCAAGAACTTAACATACGACTCCTTCAGTCGCATGGAACCTGA GATCAGACAGAACCTGGAAAACCATTGTGCTGTGTATGACCCAAATCTAGACTATAG ATGGTCTGCTCGCCCCTGTCCGGATAGATTCCGTTTCATCTGTCAACATAAAATGCCAAAAGTCAGCGAGAAGAATCGAGGCAAGGTCTATACGCGTTGGAATGCCACCTACCCCAATGAGTATGCGAATGAAGTCATATTGGAAGTGATGGATCAGCCGGGCAAAAATGGACGCAG ATCCAATGTCATCGTAAAGGCCGATGGCAGTGACGAACAGATCGTGCTACCGAAGCCACGCGGCAGAGCCGGACACAATCGTGGACGCGCAGGACGTCGTCCAAACCGACCGACCACAATCCATCCGAACGATATCGATGCACAAGCGACCTCGAACTCGCCAACAACTTTGGCACATTACAACGAAATACCGGTGCCGGCTACAGCAGCGCCAAACGCGCCCAACGCAGCCAGTCGGGCGCGAAACGGACAAAAGCAAATGCCGCATGATCGTGTCGTATGGCGACAACGGCAGAAGGAGAAGCGTCGTTTGGAGCGCAAGAGACAACGCgcacaacaaatgcaaaaggAGAAGGAACGCAAATGGAACGAACAACGGCTGCGCATACTGGCGAATCAAGAGCGTGAACGACAACGGCACCTACAGGAACAAGAACAACAGGACCAACAACCGAAATCATACGAACAAACCGAAAAGCCGCGACGTGAACTGGATGAACTGCGACAGCGCGAAGCCATCGATCTGGAACGACAACGCCAGCAGCAACTGGCCGAAGCGGAAGTCAAACGACGCGAATATGAAAGTCGGCATCAAGAATTGGAAGCGCTGAAGAAACAACTTGCCGAGGAAAAGAAGAAGCGCGACGATGAATATAGCAGCGCAGAACGCATACGACAGGAACGTATCGAACGGCAGCGAGAACGTGAAGAGAAGGAGCGCAAGGAACGTGAGGAACAAATGAAAAAAGAGCAAGAAGAACGCGCCAAAGAAGAAGCGAAGCGTGAACAAGAACGATTGGAGACGGAGCGGCGACAGCTCGAAGAATACGAAGAACGTTTGAAGCAAGCACGCGATGAACGTGAACGTGAACTACACGAACAGCAGGAACGTAAGCGCCAAGAGGACGAAGCCAACCGACGACGTTTGGAGGAAGAAGAGAAGCGGCGACAAGAAGAGATTAAACGACAATtggaggaagaagaagaacgcTTGAAACTAGAACAGCTGGAAGAAACACGCAAGCTGGAGCGACAGGAACTAGAACGACTGGCGGAAGAAAATCGACGACGAGAAGAGAAACTACGCCAGCGACAGGAGGAGATCGCACGCCGTGAAGAGGAGCAACGTAAAATCGAAGAAGAAGAGGAGCGCATAAAGAAGGAACTCGAAGAGGCGGAACAACGACGCAAGGCGGAACACGAAGCGCAAATCAAGCAGGAGGAAGAAGCGGTCAAGGCGCGTGCCGAAGCCGAACAAAGAGCAGCCGAGGAGGAGAAACGTAAGCGCCAAGAGCGTTTCGATGCATTGAAAAAGCAAGATGACGAACGCCTGCGCCAAGAGAAGGAAGAGAAGAAGCGCAAATATGCCGAGCGTCTGTCGCGCCTCTCACCGGAAGATCAGCGCAAATTCTTCGAAATGCGCAAACGGCGAAAGGCCAAGAAGACACAAGAATTGCTGCAACAAAAACAGGCAGGCAATGGCGGCAACGAGGCATACGAGGAAGAATAG